Proteins from one Paenibacillus amylolyticus genomic window:
- a CDS encoding aspartyl-phosphate phosphatase Spo0E family protein produces the protein MVHNPDTIQECIERARQRLYQIAAQYPELWHPEVIRQSMVLDELINEYNNATRARTNSDQLKS, from the coding sequence ATGGTACATAATCCGGATACCATTCAGGAATGTATCGAACGTGCACGGCAAAGGCTCTATCAGATTGCAGCTCAATACCCGGAACTGTGGCATCCGGAGGTTATTCGTCAATCCATGGTGCTGGATGAGTTAATTAATGAATATAACAACGCAACTCGCGCGAGAACGAATTCAGATCAACTGAAATCATGA
- a CDS encoding ABC transporter ATP-binding protein, protein MINNINEINASNVQLHDVTPSIERIVELLELPVVPQRKLGLQPAFQGHLEFKNVSFRYQENQSDVLHEINLNIQPGDYTAIVGRSGSGKSTLIRLILGQNETQQGVILIDGQPIGDLGSEYLYQHIGVVMQENALFSMSIMDNLRLVQPRATEEEIREVCRMALLDDFIEELPDKYTTVLGESSIKLSGGQKQRLALARVLLTRPRMLILDEATSALDNDSERKINEVIRRIAQDMTVLVIAHRYSAIQDAKQVIVLDQGEIVATGTHLELAGRHEVYDTLFKEQRQGIGSAVT, encoded by the coding sequence ATGATTAACAACATTAATGAAATTAATGCCTCCAATGTTCAACTTCATGATGTGACACCTTCCATTGAACGCATCGTTGAATTGCTGGAACTTCCCGTTGTGCCACAGAGAAAGCTCGGATTACAGCCAGCGTTCCAAGGGCATCTCGAATTCAAGAATGTTTCCTTTCGTTATCAGGAGAATCAAAGTGATGTCTTGCATGAGATTAATCTGAACATCCAGCCTGGTGATTATACAGCGATCGTAGGCAGAAGTGGTTCGGGTAAGAGCACGTTGATCAGACTTATTCTAGGGCAGAACGAAACACAGCAAGGGGTTATTCTCATTGACGGACAGCCCATTGGTGACTTGGGATCAGAATACCTGTATCAGCATATTGGAGTAGTTATGCAGGAGAATGCCTTGTTCAGTATGTCCATCATGGATAATCTCAGACTTGTACAGCCACGGGCTACAGAAGAAGAGATACGAGAGGTTTGCCGCATGGCTTTGCTGGATGATTTCATTGAAGAATTGCCTGACAAGTATACTACGGTTCTTGGTGAGTCAAGCATTAAGCTGTCCGGAGGCCAGAAGCAGCGTTTGGCGCTCGCCAGGGTACTGTTAACAAGACCCCGAATGCTTATTCTGGATGAAGCTACATCTGCACTGGATAATGACTCGGAACGCAAAATAAATGAGGTGATCCGCAGGATCGCACAGGATATGACGGTGCTTGTGATTGCGCATCGTTATTCAGCTATTCAGGATGCCAAGCAAGTCATTGTGCTCGATCAGGGCGAGATTGTTGCTACGGGCACTCATCTGGAACTGGCTGGTCGGCATGAGGTGTATGACACGCTGTTCAAGGAGCAGCGACAAGGTATCGGGTCAGCGGTCACCTGA
- a CDS encoding WYL domain-containing protein, with protein MHRIHWFDEQIRGGRFPNSSWLAREFEISRRQAQRDIEYMASSLRAPLVYMAKYRGYCYEDQTYRLPHLYMTEEEQRVLKYLAHRYRHYDYDQADAVKRVAHLLERFTLEEQQMESRELPVFSAQPKQLQFFELLSHAITDLRKVHIHYKDHEGERQLSLCPLKMISQFNADYVVGYEADPVKHVAIRLEGVVHVSILDERFEYRADALLGGWEEPLPVRKPFVAEIRLKEVQQMEMWQGYRIRASQDRIYSIEFYDTDAFLQHLFISEWEELLSPGWLRRKLQHSAEGIMVRLAIQCKQNVE; from the coding sequence ATGCATCGGATTCACTGGTTTGATGAACAGATACGGGGTGGACGTTTTCCGAACAGTAGCTGGCTTGCCCGTGAATTTGAAATCTCCCGTCGTCAGGCTCAGCGTGATATTGAATATATGGCAAGTTCCCTGCGAGCCCCTTTGGTGTATATGGCGAAATATCGAGGCTATTGTTATGAGGATCAGACTTATCGATTGCCTCATTTATATATGACGGAAGAAGAACAGCGTGTACTGAAATATCTGGCGCATCGTTATCGACATTATGATTATGATCAAGCAGACGCGGTGAAACGGGTAGCACATCTGCTGGAGCGTTTTACGTTGGAGGAACAACAGATGGAAAGCCGCGAGCTTCCGGTGTTCTCGGCGCAACCGAAGCAGCTGCAGTTCTTTGAATTGTTGTCCCATGCCATAACTGATTTGCGTAAAGTACATATTCACTACAAGGATCACGAGGGAGAACGGCAGTTGTCCTTGTGTCCATTGAAGATGATATCCCAGTTTAACGCGGATTACGTGGTGGGTTATGAAGCAGATCCTGTGAAGCATGTGGCCATTCGATTGGAGGGCGTAGTTCATGTATCAATCTTGGATGAGAGATTTGAGTACAGGGCAGATGCTCTGCTAGGTGGATGGGAAGAACCACTGCCTGTGCGAAAACCGTTCGTAGCTGAGATTCGTTTGAAAGAAGTACAGCAAATGGAGATGTGGCAGGGGTATCGTATTCGGGCAAGCCAAGATCGGATTTATTCGATTGAATTTTATGACACGGACGCTTTCTTGCAGCATTTGTTTATTAGCGAATGGGAGGAACTTTTATCTCCTGGGTGGCTCAGACGCAAGCTTCAGCATAGCGCAGAAGGAATAATGGTCAGGCTCGCGATACAATGTAAGCAAAACGTGGAATAA
- a CDS encoding MFS transporter, with protein MNNTATASSGERTGIQEGLIVSLLGFTVVLVVMNTMMFNLALPKIAAEFMLTSVASSWIVTGYSIVFAISSITFSRLSDFIPIRTLFTTGLTLLGAASVLGFFSNHFIILLIARLIQAAGAASVPGLAIVLITRYIPNDRRGKSMAVIMSASSLGLGLGPVIGGSITQFLGWHDLFIVTGLTLFLIPVFFKLLPRETPLKGSFDLLGAVLLAIGTTGVLLFLTSRQWFTLVIGAAALLLFWLRIRRAADPFVQPALFKNKKYMILSSLGIVSYINNFSTLFLLPQILAHLYGLTPAQSGLVIFPGAVVSMLLSNRIGRMIDRHGNTLLLKFAPWLLLAAAGLFALFADNNIYAIMAVYVLLSVGFSSLTTSVSNELSGNLTMDQVGAGMGLFQLSQFFSGAFSVAVTGVALTAMQNLPLSSAYTNIFWGMTAVALASVIFSQVYLRMQSQKKAAA; from the coding sequence ATGAACAACACCGCAACCGCATCATCAGGGGAACGGACCGGAATACAGGAAGGATTAATTGTAAGCTTACTTGGCTTCACCGTTGTACTCGTTGTTATGAATACAATGATGTTTAATCTGGCGCTGCCCAAAATTGCAGCCGAATTCATGCTTACTTCCGTCGCTTCCTCCTGGATTGTTACAGGGTATTCCATTGTATTTGCCATTTCCTCGATCACGTTCTCACGTCTATCGGATTTCATACCCATTCGTACCTTATTCACGACCGGGCTTACGTTACTTGGTGCAGCATCCGTTCTCGGGTTCTTCAGTAATCATTTCATCATTTTGCTCATTGCACGTCTGATCCAGGCTGCGGGTGCTGCCTCTGTTCCGGGGCTCGCCATTGTGCTGATTACACGATACATTCCCAATGATCGCCGGGGTAAATCGATGGCTGTCATCATGTCCGCCAGTTCACTGGGGCTTGGACTTGGTCCCGTCATCGGCGGAAGTATTACTCAATTTCTGGGATGGCATGATTTGTTTATCGTTACGGGATTAACGTTATTCTTGATTCCTGTATTCTTTAAACTGCTTCCTCGGGAAACACCGCTAAAAGGTTCATTCGACCTGCTTGGTGCCGTGCTGCTTGCCATCGGTACGACTGGTGTGCTGTTATTCCTGACTTCCCGACAGTGGTTTACACTTGTCATTGGTGCTGCGGCATTGCTTCTGTTCTGGCTCCGTATTCGGCGCGCAGCAGATCCATTTGTTCAACCTGCTCTCTTCAAAAACAAAAAATATATGATCCTCAGCTCGCTGGGTATTGTATCGTACATCAATAACTTCTCAACGCTGTTCCTGCTGCCGCAAATTTTGGCGCATCTGTATGGATTGACTCCCGCTCAGTCCGGACTCGTCATCTTCCCGGGTGCAGTCGTGTCCATGCTGCTGTCCAATCGGATCGGCCGCATGATTGACCGACATGGCAACACGTTGCTGCTGAAGTTTGCGCCATGGCTGCTACTGGCCGCTGCCGGATTGTTCGCCTTATTTGCAGACAATAACATCTACGCCATTATGGCTGTGTATGTGCTGCTCAGCGTTGGTTTCTCATCCCTTACCACCAGCGTGTCCAATGAATTGTCTGGTAATCTGACCATGGATCAGGTGGGCGCCGGTATGGGCCTGTTCCAACTCAGTCAGTTCTTCAGCGGTGCTTTCAGCGTGGCTGTTACTGGCGTAGCCTTAACAGCCATGCAGAACTTGCCACTCTCCTCGGCATACACTAATATTTTCTGGGGTATGACCGCGGTCGCACTGGCATCCGTTATTTTCTCCCAGGTGTATCTGAGAATGCAGTCACAGAAAAAAGCGGCTGCGTAA
- a CDS encoding ABC transporter ATP-binding protein: MTKTPSTSRYALFKQIKPYIKNANRQIFILGALKLALTAIALMIPYLYKLLIDHVMVGRELGMLPYILAGYLGLFALETTALGLQTLFSNRLLGRTKLDLQLNMWKRLVRMKPTSYERYSAGDLKNRLDGDVTLVKDFIFLHLIDYTFKWISVGAYVVILLSLNWKMALLGFIMLPISFVISSRLGKKAKVLVSEFRQTTGEYETWISNSFRHWKEIKALNMQRKESIKFVGYWKRFGKIKFRHLAYTYANELYYTFQDDFINKMNLYFIGGLLIFQGELTIGDCLSF; the protein is encoded by the coding sequence GTGACGAAGACACCGTCAACCTCCCGGTATGCGCTCTTTAAACAGATTAAGCCATATATCAAAAATGCGAATCGTCAAATCTTCATTCTGGGTGCATTGAAATTGGCCCTGACTGCTATTGCGCTCATGATCCCTTATCTGTACAAGCTGCTCATTGATCATGTCATGGTTGGACGGGAGCTTGGCATGTTACCCTATATCCTTGCCGGATACCTGGGCTTATTTGCGTTGGAGACCACCGCTCTGGGTTTACAAACGCTGTTCAGCAACCGGTTATTAGGTCGGACCAAACTCGATTTGCAGCTGAACATGTGGAAAAGATTAGTGCGCATGAAGCCGACTTCATATGAGCGCTATAGTGCGGGAGATCTGAAGAATAGGCTGGATGGAGATGTCACACTGGTTAAAGACTTTATCTTTTTGCATCTGATTGATTATACGTTCAAATGGATCAGCGTAGGGGCGTATGTGGTTATTCTGTTATCGCTGAATTGGAAGATGGCTTTGCTGGGGTTTATTATGCTTCCCATTTCCTTTGTCATCAGTTCCCGCTTAGGCAAAAAAGCCAAAGTGCTGGTCTCTGAATTCCGCCAGACTACCGGAGAATATGAGACATGGATATCGAACAGCTTCAGACACTGGAAGGAAATCAAGGCACTGAATATGCAACGCAAGGAATCCATCAAGTTTGTGGGATATTGGAAACGTTTTGGCAAAATCAAATTCCGACATCTGGCATATACCTATGCCAATGAGCTGTACTACACCTTTCAGGATGACTTTATTAATAAGATGAATCTTTATTTTATCGGCGGGTTGCTGATTTTTCAGGGAGAATTAACCATCGGGGACTGCTTGTCTTTCTGA
- a CDS encoding ABC transporter ATP-binding protein: MENISLSKRIRTFAKPYRISLITMLFCELIMVVVDLIGPLIFAILIDEVFYHRNLHFFGYVILTYIALYVGVRALSWIIKSIWIYLNVKFLFDIRKSLFDRILHFKASYFQKAQTGDLVTRLTRDTDSVMQLIELIIFQMAAPFTKLLVSFVFLFYLNPYIALAMMVLVPVSVWVSQYFNRKMTRQQTILRGKYGHFVSWMLEMLQGMRDIRLLGSGRRVTTLFTGQSADVIRLDNQTEVMKWMSTRSNAFIFLLSDLCIYAIAGVLIVQGQLTAGAFVAIMSYLTKNNQSMMMIYEAVVNLPKLTVQSRKVFDLLDEETERNGGQSEVEMETGETSFEQVRFRYEEQGPYVLDGLTLEIGAHESVALVGKSGSGKTTIVNMLLGFYTPEEGQIRIGGRPIDDYSLSRLRKRVGIVQQEAILFHETIRYNLMLGSAHADDDQLLEACDQAYIGDFIRSLPQGLDTVIGAGGTEFSGGQSSVCPSPAFF; encoded by the coding sequence ATGGAGAATATTTCACTGAGCAAACGAATCCGTACATTCGCCAAACCTTACCGAATCAGCTTGATTACCATGTTGTTTTGCGAGCTAATCATGGTGGTCGTGGATCTGATTGGACCGCTTATTTTTGCCATCTTGATCGACGAAGTATTTTATCACCGTAATCTTCATTTCTTCGGCTATGTTATTTTGACTTATATTGCTTTGTATGTAGGTGTAAGGGCTCTAAGTTGGATCATCAAATCCATCTGGATCTATCTGAATGTTAAATTTCTGTTTGATATTCGAAAAAGTTTATTTGATCGCATTCTTCATTTCAAAGCATCTTACTTTCAGAAAGCCCAGACCGGTGATCTGGTCACACGTCTAACAAGAGACACGGATTCTGTCATGCAGTTAATAGAGTTAATCATTTTTCAGATGGCGGCTCCATTCACGAAATTGCTGGTGTCGTTTGTTTTTTTATTTTATCTCAATCCGTATATTGCCCTCGCCATGATGGTGCTGGTTCCGGTTTCGGTCTGGGTATCACAGTATTTCAATCGCAAGATGACCAGGCAGCAGACCATTTTGCGTGGGAAATACGGTCATTTTGTCAGCTGGATGCTGGAGATGCTTCAAGGCATGAGAGATATTCGTTTGCTGGGGAGTGGCAGAAGGGTCACTACACTGTTCACGGGACAGAGCGCAGACGTTATTCGTCTCGACAATCAGACAGAAGTCATGAAATGGATGTCTACCCGCTCTAATGCCTTTATTTTTTTGCTATCGGATCTGTGTATCTACGCCATTGCGGGTGTGCTGATTGTTCAGGGACAGCTTACGGCAGGAGCCTTTGTGGCTATTATGTCGTATCTGACCAAGAATAATCAGTCCATGATGATGATCTACGAGGCGGTTGTGAATCTTCCCAAGCTGACAGTCCAATCTCGCAAAGTCTTTGATCTTCTGGATGAAGAGACGGAGAGAAACGGTGGTCAATCGGAAGTGGAGATGGAAACTGGGGAGACGTCATTCGAGCAAGTGAGATTTCGGTATGAGGAACAGGGTCCCTATGTGCTGGACGGTCTCACCCTGGAGATCGGTGCCCATGAATCTGTTGCGCTTGTAGGTAAGAGTGGCTCGGGCAAAACAACAATTGTGAACATGCTGCTCGGTTTCTACACCCCGGAGGAAGGGCAGATACGAATTGGCGGCAGGCCCATCGATGACTATTCTCTGTCTCGACTGCGCAAGAGAGTAGGCATTGTGCAGCAGGAAGCCATTCTGTTCCATGAAACCATCCGTTACAATCTGATGCTTGGCAGCGCCCACGCGGATGATGATCAATTGCTGGAGGCATGTGATCAGGCCTATATTGGAGACTTTATCCGTTCTCTTCCTCAAGGTCTGGACACCGTTATTGGGGCAGGGGGAACGGAGTTCTCCGGTGGACAAAGCAGCGTCTGTCCATCGCCCGCATTTTTCTGA
- a CDS encoding phosphopantetheine-binding protein → MGELGTNSLDYIKIVVEMEKAFNIEIDDDQLAFVQTDTIADFRDYLVSLIEGDSEHEPD, encoded by the coding sequence CTGGGGGAGCTTGGTACGAATTCACTCGATTACATTAAAATTGTGGTGGAGATGGAGAAAGCATTCAACATTGAAATAGACGATGACCAATTGGCATTTGTGCAAACGGATACCATAGCCGATTTCAGGGATTACCTGGTCAGCCTCATTGAAGGAGATTCGGAACATGAGCCGGACTAA
- a CDS encoding carbohydrate ABC transporter permease, whose product MYHKTTGYRIFNGFNLIFIAAVSILCILPLVHILAVSFSGKAAASANLVTLWPIDFTVDAYTKTFGNSNFLSALWISVQRTILGTLLSMTLVFLTAYPLSKESLHFKGRSLYAWFFIFTMLFSGGLIPSYILIQKLGLINTMWALILPGAVAVWNLILMMNFFRNVPKELEEAAFIDGANHITTLFKIYLPVSMPAIATISLFTMVGQWNSWFDGLIYMNDASKYPLATLMQTIIVQQDFSNMNVDATQLQNMSQRTVNAAQIFIGALPILLVYPFLQRFFVKGIVLGAVKE is encoded by the coding sequence GTGTATCACAAAACAACCGGGTACCGTATATTCAATGGTTTTAACCTGATATTCATCGCGGCCGTCTCGATCCTGTGCATCCTGCCGCTGGTCCATATTCTGGCCGTTTCCTTCAGTGGCAAAGCGGCAGCATCCGCCAATCTGGTGACACTTTGGCCAATTGATTTTACGGTGGACGCGTACACCAAAACATTTGGTAACAGTAACTTTCTCAGTGCACTCTGGATCTCAGTCCAGCGTACGATTCTGGGCACATTGCTCAGTATGACACTTGTCTTCCTGACGGCTTATCCGTTATCCAAGGAGAGTCTGCATTTCAAGGGGCGCTCGCTATATGCGTGGTTTTTCATCTTCACGATGCTGTTTAGCGGGGGATTGATTCCATCCTATATTTTAATCCAGAAGCTTGGACTGATTAATACGATGTGGGCTCTCATTTTGCCGGGAGCGGTGGCTGTCTGGAACTTGATTCTCATGATGAACTTTTTCCGCAACGTGCCAAAAGAGCTGGAAGAAGCCGCATTTATCGATGGTGCCAACCACATCACGACGTTGTTCAAAATTTATCTGCCTGTATCCATGCCTGCCATTGCCACAATCTCCTTATTCACCATGGTAGGTCAGTGGAATTCCTGGTTCGACGGGTTGATCTATATGAATGATGCTTCCAAATATCCACTCGCGACATTAATGCAGACCATCATCGTACAGCAGGATTTCTCCAACATGAACGTGGATGCCACACAGCTCCAGAACATGTCTCAACGGACGGTGAACGCGGCTCAGATCTTTATCGGCGCTCTGCCGATTCTGCTCGTCTATCCGTTCTTGCAGCGTTTCTTCGTAAAGGGGATTGTGCTCGGGGCGGTAAAAGAATAA
- a CDS encoding ABC transporter permease subunit, with product MTPHPRKRTRWNFKRTWPLHLMLLPAVLLTLLFAYVPMGGIIIAFQDFKPWLGFTGSKWVGWDNFRFMFEYPDSVQVIWNTVLIASMKIVAGLVAPVVFAILLNEVRNSTFKRFSQTLVYLPHFLSWVVLGGILLDMLSPEGGLVNQVLAAAGVEPIFFLGDGDWFRVTVVVSDVWKEFGFGTIVFLAALAGINPALYEASEVDGATRLRQTLHITLPALVPMIIVVGTLSLGNILNAGFDQIFNLYNPLVYEKGDIIDTFVYRMGILNGKMSFATAVGLFKSFVAMFLVISAYRMAYKIANYRIF from the coding sequence ATGACACCTCATCCACGCAAACGTACCCGCTGGAATTTCAAACGCACGTGGCCGCTGCATCTGATGCTGCTGCCTGCTGTACTGCTCACTTTACTGTTCGCCTATGTGCCCATGGGCGGCATTATTATTGCTTTTCAAGACTTCAAACCGTGGCTTGGGTTCACTGGCTCCAAATGGGTGGGCTGGGACAACTTCCGGTTCATGTTTGAATATCCCGACAGCGTTCAGGTCATCTGGAACACGGTGCTGATCGCTTCGATGAAGATTGTGGCCGGACTTGTGGCACCCGTAGTGTTCGCCATTTTGCTGAATGAGGTTCGAAACTCCACGTTCAAACGTTTCTCACAGACTTTGGTGTATCTGCCCCATTTCCTGTCCTGGGTTGTCCTGGGCGGCATTCTGCTCGATATGTTATCACCGGAAGGTGGTCTGGTAAACCAGGTGCTGGCAGCGGCTGGTGTTGAACCAATCTTCTTTCTGGGGGATGGCGACTGGTTCCGTGTCACGGTGGTTGTCAGTGATGTATGGAAGGAATTTGGATTCGGGACAATTGTATTTCTGGCAGCACTTGCGGGCATTAATCCCGCATTGTATGAGGCTTCCGAGGTGGACGGGGCAACACGTCTCAGACAGACATTACATATTACCCTGCCTGCACTTGTGCCGATGATTATCGTGGTAGGTACGTTATCGCTGGGCAATATCCTGAATGCAGGTTTTGACCAGATCTTTAACCTGTACAATCCGCTAGTGTATGAGAAAGGCGATATTATCGATACCTTTGTCTACCGGATGGGGATTCTGAATGGCAAAATGAGCTTTGCGACCGCCGTTGGCCTATTCAAATCATTTGTCGCGATGTTCCTGGTCATCTCTGCGTACCGGATGGCTTACAAAATCGCCAATTATCGTATTTTCTAA
- a CDS encoding BtrH N-terminal domain-containing protein, with protein MNIQPREAHTEGEDCFTLCVSSILNYKEITNFLAVWKQCGMMYHEDPERGTPKLVPTYMTVEKEFQRIHHIDLNIVRTNERTEVIQEIMTLLQQNEAVIVWVDVFYMKYNSLYQLLHSSHCIVLSDYADGQFEFIDDFYHLKGNMDEQTLFEALDLGQTPLIREGTRYRYATLDVGNAVEQVKESEFYDMLHQNHEIMDGKSGQLTKQVEWYELVNPHVGLPAIERYIDATRQHMQDSSALTEEYLDNMYGDLAGISNNRYLYGHFLREGIPYNPDISQLVETYEYAAQRWNLAANMTLKSQYLDLDRRHHMLDRVLGKIGEIITLEQEAHDLVKNLVAS; from the coding sequence ATGAATATTCAGCCAAGAGAAGCACATACAGAAGGTGAAGATTGCTTTACCCTATGTGTAAGCAGCATTCTCAACTATAAAGAAATCACAAATTTCCTGGCGGTATGGAAGCAATGCGGGATGATGTACCATGAAGACCCGGAGAGAGGCACCCCGAAACTTGTCCCTACGTATATGACTGTTGAAAAGGAGTTTCAACGCATTCATCACATTGATTTGAATATCGTCAGAACCAATGAACGGACCGAGGTTATCCAAGAGATCATGACGTTGCTTCAGCAAAACGAAGCAGTCATTGTATGGGTTGATGTATTTTACATGAAATACAATTCACTCTATCAATTACTTCATTCGTCGCATTGTATTGTCTTGTCGGACTATGCAGATGGACAGTTTGAGTTTATCGATGATTTTTATCATTTGAAAGGCAATATGGATGAACAGACGTTATTTGAAGCACTTGATCTGGGTCAGACGCCATTAATTCGTGAGGGCACACGTTATCGTTATGCCACATTGGATGTGGGTAATGCCGTTGAGCAGGTGAAAGAGAGCGAATTCTACGATATGCTTCATCAAAATCATGAAATCATGGATGGAAAATCCGGGCAGCTCACCAAACAGGTGGAGTGGTATGAATTGGTTAATCCGCATGTGGGTCTGCCTGCGATTGAAAGGTATATCGACGCTACACGTCAGCATATGCAGGACTCATCCGCATTGACGGAAGAATATCTGGACAATATGTATGGCGACTTGGCGGGCATAAGTAATAACAGATATTTGTATGGCCATTTCCTAAGAGAAGGCATACCGTATAATCCGGATATTTCCCAACTGGTGGAGACGTACGAATATGCTGCGCAGCGATGGAACCTTGCGGCTAATATGACATTGAAGAGTCAATACCTGGATCTGGATCGTCGACATCATATGTTAGATCGAGTACTGGGTAAAATCGGGGAGATTATAACTTTGGAACAAGAGGCCCATGACTTGGTCAAAAATCTTGTTGCCAGTTAA